One genomic window of Gossypium hirsutum isolate 1008001.06 chromosome D11, Gossypium_hirsutum_v2.1, whole genome shotgun sequence includes the following:
- the LOC121223179 gene encoding uncharacterized protein: protein MSQFRPISLCNVLYKILAKVIANRLRLVIEKCIDEAQSAFVPRRLISDNVLLAYEGVDKIGAQNRTDRGELKLVSDLINLTSRKWRRDVINSTFQEEIARKILQTPLAEFEHEDFQVWKGELSGEFSVRSAYKLLQDANQIPNDYLLQTELKEFYKKLWSLQLPSKITFTIWRISWDFIPNFANLRYRRVTVNDRCPRCCSAVEESVHVFRECPLTIEVWQQLNLSRVMNYANQNMGMAYLGLQGKRQRNQLVHQRRNTTGRDLAHNIQRHLAEFEGLKNLKNSESINRSHKTQEGIPSTRIYFDAAFDSRTFSSATGLVGWDLRGNLMALKTVIHRDVPSPFAAEAYACLEGAKLGSSIRIKSVRLMGDSKSVIKKCQATSTDESVIGAIISDIQKKKADFQEVIF, encoded by the exons ATGTCGCAGTTTAGGCCTATCAGTTTGTGCAATgttctttacaaaattttagcAAAAGTAATTGCTAATAGGCTCCGGTTAGTTATtgagaaatgtattgatgaagCCCAAAGCGCTTTTGTGCCAAGGAGATTGATATCAGACAATGTATTGTTAGCCTATGAG GGGGTCGACAAAATTGGTGCACAAAATAGAACAGACAGAGGTGAATTAAAGTTAGTTTCAGATCTTATCAATTTAACTAGCAGGAAATGGAGAAGGGATGTGATTAATAGTACGTTTCAAGAGGAAATTGCTAGGAAAATTCTTCAGACTCCCCTAGCAGAGTTTGAACATGAGGACTTTCAGGTGTGGAAAGGGGAACTTTCTGGCGAGTTTTCGGTCCGcagtgcctataaactattacaagatGCTAATCAGATCCCCAATGATTATTTATTAcagaccgaattaaaagaattttacaAGAAACTTTGGAGCTTACAGTTGCCCTCAAAAATTACATTTACAATCTGGCGAATTTCATGGGATTTTATTCCTAATTTTGCTAATCTTAGATACAGGAGGGTTACTGTCAATGATAGATGTCCTCGATGTTGTTCGGCGGTTGAAGAAAGTGTCCATGTTTTTCGCGAATGCCCTCTGACAATTGAAGTTTGGCAACAGTTAAATCTTTCACGGGTTATGAATTATGCGAATCAAAATATGGGAATGGCTTACCTGGGTCTTCAAGGGAAGCGACAACG AAATCAATTAGTACACCAGAGAAGAAATACAACaggtagagatttagcacataataTTCAAAGACATCTGGCAGAATTTGAAGgtttaaaaaacttgaaaaatagtGAAAGTATAAACAGAAGTCATAAAACACAAGAAGGCATACCAAGTACGAGAATCTATTTTGATGCAGCGTTCGACAGTAGAACTTTCAGTTCAGCGACAGGTTTGGTAGGGTGGGATTTGAGGGGAAACTTAATGGCGTTAAAGACGGTTATCCACAGAGATGTCCCCTCACCTTTTGCAGCAGAGGCTTATGCGTGCCTGGAAGGTGCAAAATTAGGGAGTTCAATTAGAATCAAATCAGTCAGACTCATGGGGGATTCAAAATCAGTTATAAAAAAATGTCAAGCAACTTCTACAGACGAGTCAGTTATCGGTGCCATTATCAGCGATATTCAGAAGAAGAAAGCAGATTTTCAAGAAgttattttttag